The region TTAATTTTGTGAAAACAACAGGTGatttttatataataaaaatatgaaattccaCCAACCATGTGTATCTACTTCTACGAGTGTACTTGTCTATACTAATTGTTTTCCTATTGAATTATACACCCTGTGCCAGATTCTTTCCCCCAGTTCTATCATTTTTAGGAATGCTGATCCACAAcgttccttttttttcaataattgttGAGCTGTGTGACTCACGGTAGATTATTTTTGTGATAATAACACTTCAACAAGTACACAGAGAAAATTCAAATACCACAAGGGCCTTGCAAACATACCAATATAATGACCACACCAAGGCCAGACATTATTCATATAGCACAAATATTAAGAAATGACAAAAGCCTAaagataatcaataaatgaatggCAATTTCATAAACTAATTAAGGAAGGGTAATTTGAATATCTATATTTTCTACATTGCTTGAGTAGGTTACACACAGGAAAGTCTTGTCAATCGCGAAGCACATACAACTATCCACACTCAAATTCACTCCTATAAAAGTTGGGGAAATTATCTAATTTTAGCTAGCTAGCTGCTTTTTCATCTAATCTATTTTAAGTGAGGGTACTGGCAGAAACCATTccagccctcccagttaaaaaacATTGGACATTCACTGAAATTAAGTCGAATACCGACCTCTTGTggtaacacacacacgcacatatttCGTCTTTACTTACGTTTAACTACCAGACTATTGACATTAAAGTCACTTTGCTCACGATGTCAGGGGAAAACACCGGGAAAAACACGAGGTAGCCACGTCAGAGAATTTAAAGAAGTTAAAACAACAGACACCGTGTTTCATCTATCTTTGAGTGCGCTCTTTACTACAAGCCCCAGAATGCATTGCAGTGAGGTCATGTGAAACGTCACCAGTTCAGGGACGCCGATCGTATCGACAACAAGCAACCGAGCAGAGTCGCGTCTGCTGGCTGCTAACGTTAGCACCGCTATCTCAGGCAGTCAGCCCGTTGCTGGGCTGCGAGCTTCCgcaacttttttttcaggaagCAACACTTTAAAGACAAATCAACGGCTGGACAAGACTCTCTCCTCTACAAGGTAAGACCTGGAAATAAAAGTAGAACCGATCAGCTAGAGCTAATATTCGCTTTGTTTTCTGTTATTAGTAGCTAGCCGCTGGGGCTAACGTTAGCGTGTTAGCACCTATTTAAAGGCTCAGCTGCGCAACATGATTATCATGTGCCCGATAAAGCGGCGCTGTGTGGGTTTAGCTAAGCATTTCACGATGACAAGTTGTCTACGACGGCAAATCCCTGATCTCACTGTAAATGTCTGACAATATGTATTCTCTTGAGTTTGAGTCTGATTGTACAcgtcttcctcctttttgatcaGTTTAAAGCAATGGCGTGTGGAGCTACCCTAAAAAGGACCATGGATTTCGATCCGCTCTTGAGTCCCGCTTCCCCCAAAAGACGAAGATGCGTCCCCGTGTCTCCATCGTCTTCGTCTCCCAGGAAGTATCTGAGCATGGAGCCCTCGCCATTTGGGGAATCGACATCCCGACTGAGCGCAGGTATAATCTTCCTACGAGCTAGCAAAGTTTAAGCCCACAGGCCTAAGCAACCTGTTGTTCAGCCCCGAGAACTAAATATGTGTTGCCTACTTCTCTTTTTGTCGTCTAGAACAAATCCTCCACAGCATCAAGCAAGAGTACAAACGCATACAAAAAAGGAAACATCTAGAGGCAGGAGGTTACCAACCACAAGAGTGCTGTTGTGCTCCAGAATCCCCTCCATCCCTGTCCACCATGTCAGGTTGGTCGAGGCATTTCCAACATGTAATACgttgtttgttcattttgaaCGATCTTTTTAGATTTGTGAACCTTATTTCAGTCAGAAGGCAAGTTTTCAGCATGGCTCCATTCCCTCAAAATCCTTAGATCCTTTGAAGGCGTTTGGCAACATGTTAGGTTCAAAGATCAAACATTTtcaactgtgagagtcaaaaagCCAACCtgccaaaacagacaaaaacacacattaaaaccatattattcCCCGTACTAATTTCTTTCCCAGTTATTAAAAATCAATACAGTAAGACCTCCTGACCTTTGAAGCTCTTAACAAGTAAACACAGGACCAGTTTCGAATTCTAACCAAATTCCCTCAATGGCCCGATTATGATTTCAATTCTTTCTTTTCACAGTTTTTCGTGTTGCGTTAATCTCAAGCTTTTCTTTCCAAGGCACACTAATTATTTTgacctattttttaaaataaaattttactCACTTTAAATATGCTTATCTGACTTTTGCAGCGACACCCTCTGGGGGTATTTCCCCGTCAAGGAAGGAGCAGCCGCTATTTACCCTCAAACAAGTTGGGATGATCTGTGAACGTCTGCTGAAAGAACGAGAAGAGAAGGTGCGGGAGGAGTATGAGGAGACAATGACATCCAAACTAGCAGGTTGGTTTCACATCGTAACACTCGacactgaaaaaatactttaataaaaataaacattctatGGGAAACTATATGATATGATAGAAATTTCCAAAACTCATGATCTGAATACTCAATTTATTTTAACTAGTTATAAAGGCATTCCATTGTCCAATACCATAGTAAAAATCATACTTTGCTAAATCAGTGAATCTTTAAGTATTAACAACTGCATTTCCTTAATTTCTCAGAATTGACAAGCAATTTGTTTGTTACACTtgtagatatattttaataGTAATTCTAAAAATACTCACCCAATCCAATTTTACTCTTGTCATTGTAGAACAATACGACACCTTTGTGAAGTTCACGCACGATCAACTAATGCGACGATTTGGAGAACAACCTGCAAGCTGTGAGTGCTATCCATCCAATGTTCCCATATCCTCAAACCCACAAGGGAGAGTTTGGTTGTGCATCTGTTTTCTGACTTGAGTTCATCTGCTTTTCTTCTCCAGATGTTTCCTGAGCGCACAGGACTGCCGCCTCACTGCTTGCGGATCGTGTGACACCTCAAGAAAGGATTAAATACAGACACCTAAAAACGTGCATCGTTGTTACGAGATTCAGTTTTAGTTTAAATGAAACTTTCTTAACCGTGCCATATTTCTGTGGTTGGGCAAATGGTTGTAAACAACCCGGTGCTTCCCGATGTAAGCAGCCCCCCCCTCACTCACCctgattctttttcttttcacctGTGTTCTTGCTGACAATTCTCACACTTTGAGACAATTTCCAGCATTTCTGGCTTGTTAATTCTTCTGTTtgttacatgtaaatatgttggAGCAGCACTGACTTTGCTGTCAAACAGAAAGCTTGCAGTCGTTCTTCTGTTTGTTCCTTTTTGTAATTAAACATTAAGTAGgtcaaaaaaaattctcttCCCTGAccaagtgttttatttattttcatttgttttaccAGTATAACTTTGGATCCATCAGAAAAACAATAAAGGACTTCATTTAAAGCATTGAGTTATTGAATCATGAGTCACTGAAAAAGTTACAAATGTGCACAATTACGATACACAAAATTCGaggaaaatacataaatttgGGGGAGAAGTTAGAGCAAATTAGTTGAGGTGATAGTTGGAATACACTATGGACTTGTTTTCTATCAACACGTCATATTCGGGAAGGCCAAATTAGTCAGCGTAAAGTCAACCAATGAACCATGAATATAAATGAATCCTGCAGAGGAGTTTGGGAATGTAACTGTCACCTAATTATGATTTATTACATTATGCCTTTGTGATAAGGCCAAATGTTTTCTTGTACTGCATCTATAAACAAGTCATTCCTTaaatattttagaaaattaaaCCACAATGTAAAATTTGAGCCACTGAATAATTTTAATGGgagaaaactacaaaaatattttatttctgttgtttttgtgacaatttGTCAACACCCTCCCCACGTGAGTCGGGCAACATGATCCGTTTTCTGTTTGGTTGACTTAATAAAGCCTAAAAATTCCAGCTCTGAAACTGCTCTGATAAACCGAGCACTGGAAAATTACTGTAAAGGAATATTTCCCATGATACTGTAACTTGAAAAGTGCTTTTAAATGACATGTTGAGAAAGGATACTGTTTTATATCATCTACTTTTCCAAAGTCCTCTGAATCTGGATTATTCCCTTCTGCTCCAGACACCACGGTAGAGTAGGCCTGTGGAAGAAAACCCCAAACAAATGTTATATCACTGGATCAATACCATTGATCCACAGAACAAACAGGcaggaaaaaaactttttttatgttatcaGAGCAAAGTTCAAAGGTGATGTTATTGATACAGGGCAGATATACAATTGGACTTACTTGCATCCAGTCATAGAGGTTGATCAGGCGGCCACACTCCAGGTGTAGCTTGTATGCAATGCAGATGTCAGGTGCCGCATTAGAGAAGCTCCCTTCCTCAGTTTTTAACCTGTCATcctgagaaaaatattttaaatgaagacTTTCAAAATACCTTTACTCTGCTAATGTCCAttgtttttgaaagagagaatAAATCAAAACCTGACCAAAATCCCAATGAAAAATGCCAATAAGACAAAACTTGTGGTTAAACCATCGTATTGGATAAAAATGTCAGCAAGTCTCATGACACCACAGctgattttttcttttacagtagTAAATGCTAGTGGTTGCTGTTTGGAtggccataaaaaaatgaagcaacATGGCAGAGGGTCAAGCCACTCAGAACAAcatgaataattttaaaaataatgtcgtAAACCATGTCATTGTTGTTCAATGAAAAGCATAGCTCTACATGgcttttggttttttttcagttaaaaaaactaatattttttaaaatttaattattattctgctttttaaaaaaaatcattgcacacatGCCTTTATATGAAGAACAAAGCGTAATAGTTCCAATAACATAACAGTGTTATTATCACtgcatgtttttccattatCTAAAAAGTGACCAAAGGTTTTTCTTGGGTGTTTTTTAAGAACTCAATATCTTGCTTTTAGACATTATGCAATATTTTATCATATGTGAACATGCTCAAAATCAACTTGATAGTGATATAATGTGACATTGCCTTACCAGAAGATAATAGTATGGGCTGTTAAGTGCAGTTTGAATGGACGTGCGCGGTGTAGCATTGAGGTGCCGTCTGACAGTCGACGAAGAGCTGTAGTAGTACACTTCATTAAGCACCTGAGATTCTGGAGGCGACAGGTGACTCCTACCAAGAGAATCAACAGAGAACATGTTGAAAGGTAGAAGGTGTCACACTTCGAAAATGAATGTCTCACTTCACAAGGCTGTCAATAAACTCAAGTGTTTCACTTCGTAAGTTTTCAAAAGGACTCTGTTTCTTTGACCTCCGAGAAGTGTTCATCTCTAGAAGAGTCTTTTGAAAGAATGAGATATGGCATCAGAcattacatcattttatttttcaaaatagcaTTCTACATTGGAAATGTATTGTACCTTTTGCAATTGGTACAGTTGAGTCATCTTCTGAAGATTCTTCACAGGAGCGGTGAGACTCACTTTGTCAGACTGAACCAATTCATTGTACTCTGCACGGAGAAGAAAGAAATTCATTAATGTTCCAGTGTAGTGTAGAAAAATCAGCATTGAGCAGATGCTTCTCACAACTCACTGTCCAACAGTTTAAATCCGCTGAGCATCTCTTCCAGCTGTTCGAAGGCaatcttcattttctttgaGCTGCAAGGCTGGAGGATGTCTACACATCTCTGAAGCAAAATGATCAGCTCATCCTTGGCCAACACCCTTAAGGGGATTCAGCATACTTCATTAAACAGTCATGGTAAAAAAGATTTATGGCCCTAATTTTAGCGCTATCGAGTGGTTATTGGTTACAATGGCTATCATCACAACAATCCTATACATTTTCTATGCACTTAACCTCACAGGAGACTTTATCTCTGATTTCGGGAAGAAAAAACCTGgagaca is a window of Stigmatopora nigra isolate UIUO_SnigA chromosome 13, RoL_Snig_1.1, whole genome shotgun sequence DNA encoding:
- the LOC144206543 gene encoding akirin-2-like, whose amino-acid sequence is MACGATLKRTMDFDPLLSPASPKRRRCVPVSPSSSSPRKYLSMEPSPFGESTSRLSAEQILHSIKQEYKRIQKRKHLEAGGYQPQECCCAPESPPSLSTMSATPSGGISPSRKEQPLFTLKQVGMICERLLKEREEKVREEYEETMTSKLAEQYDTFVKFTHDQLMRRFGEQPASYVS